From the Palaemon carinicauda isolate YSFRI2023 chromosome 4, ASM3689809v2, whole genome shotgun sequence genome, the window ATGAATCATGCATTTAATCAGTCAGTCTTAATATTTTATCAGTAAAAAGGTTAATGACATTGAAAGATTGTGTAGGCCTACACGTCAAATTCTAAAATTTTGAAGGAATCATAGGAGCAAAGGTCTAAAAAACAATTTCTGAAATCAACTGACGTTTTATCCAAGAATTGATACTtatgaattttgtttatattttgttcatATAACCAGACGCTGGGGCTTGGAAGACCATTCAGTGCCGAGTTATAACTGAGCAAGAGCCCTTTATTTATACTACAGAGAAATTGGTAATATTATttcttattgtattaatataatctGCAAATCTCAAATGAAAACAAGGCAATAGATTCGAATTTTCTGTCACTGAGAAACTCCCAAAGTGTGTATTCTTTCATCGGTTTTTATTCAGAGGTAAGTTGTCTTTTTCTCTGTTTTATGAACAATAAGAATTTCATGCATGGATAAATAAACTGATAATGCACGTCGTGTATTCTAACAGGAAAATCTGTCGAAAAATACCTCCGTTAGTAATGACGCTGATTAGGTATCAGAGATTGACGAGCTCTTCGGTGGGGGTATAAAAGGGAACCACGGGTTTCTGGTCAAGGCATAACCAAACCTGAAGTCGAGCAATATTCATCTCAAGAAGAAAGCGACAAAAATTGTGAGAAAAACTTTTATGGAAGAAAACACCAAGATGAAGATCCTGCTTCTTCTAGCAACTGTTTTCTCCTGCGAATGTTCGAAAGTTCTGATGATATTACCCTTAGGATCTGCTTCTCACAAGAACATAGTGACGCCCTTAGCAGAGTCCCTTGGGCAGCGAGGTCACCAGGTCACGGTTGCCTCCCTACACGCCGGCTCTGCCAACGCCTCTCGTTCCTTCACTGATCTTGTGGCCGCTGATGCCTGGAACTCTATCAAGAAAGTGACGGGCGAATTTGATGTCTTCAAGATGAGAGAAGCGAGTGGAGGAAAGAACGTCAACTCCCAAGTCATGAAAAAGGTTCTCCATCATCTACCCGAGTACTGTAACGCCTTTTTGAGAGACCCTGGCGTACAGGATGCATGGCGCACTAAGCCCGACTTGATTCTCTTGCCAGCTTTCATGAATGAGTGTGGATTAGCCCTTGTACACAAATTCAAGGTTCCCTTTATGTATGTGACCACTTCTGGCCTTACGCCTTGGACAGCTGACCTCCTCGGAAACCCTGAACATCCTGCATATGTCCCCAACCAGTATCTTCCTTATAGAGACCACATGAACCTCTGGGAAAGAACACTGAACACAGTTGTAAGGTAAGATCACATATCAATGTTACTTTATTTGTTTCTGAAGTTCTAGTAACAAGatattaaaaaatcaaaacaatttgTCAATGTCATTCAATTATAGTATTGTAATGGAATAAATCAAAGCATTTCTGTAACAATGAAtcttattcctttatttcttttgaCAACAGGTTCATCTCACCATACCTACGAAATCGTCTTGTGATGTCTCGGTTGGATGGTGTCGTCCAGAGGTTTCTGAAGGATCCATTTGTTTCACTTTCTGAAGTAGAGAAGAACGTTTCACTGGTTCTGGTCAACTCACACTACTCCTTAGGCTACCCACGCCCACTGCTGCCTAATGTTGTAGAAGTGGGTGGCATGCACTGTCGCAATCCACGCCCAATACAAGATGCAGAGCTGAAACACTTCTTGGACTCTTCTCCTGTTCCTGTAGTTTTCTTCAGTCTTGGATCATCGATTCGTAGTGACCAATTACCTGCTGACCTGCGCAATGCTTT encodes:
- the LOC137639866 gene encoding UDP-glucosyltransferase 2-like, which produces MEENTKMKILLLLATVFSCECSKVLMILPLGSASHKNIVTPLAESLGQRGHQVTVASLHAGSANASRSFTDLVAADAWNSIKKVTGEFDVFKMREASGGKNVNSQVMKKVLHHLPEYCNAFLRDPGVQDAWRTKPDLILLPAFMNECGLALVHKFKVPFMYVTTSGLTPWTADLLGNPEHPAYVPNQYLPYRDHMNLWERTLNTVVRFISPYLRNRLVMSRLDGVVQRFLKDPFVSLSEVEKNVSLVLVNSHYSLGYPRPLLPNVVEVGGMHCRNPRPIQDAELKHFLDSSPVPVVFFSLGSSIRSDQLPADLRNALVSAFARLPYRILWKWEGAPIAGLSANVLTRAWLPQQDVLGHEKVRAFLTHGGLLSMQEAIYHNVPMVGIPLMSDQHLNVRQVVNLGIGRELTLETMNSHSIMEAITAVIENQSYRDQVKIKSALLKDQETPSLDRAVYWTEHVLRHGGAQHLRSAAANMSIHQYMMIDVIAVLTLAAVVLLFCLKWLLKFFYCVLLFALKKASTKLQKSIKGHLHIE